A DNA window from Centroberyx gerrardi isolate f3 chromosome 3, fCenGer3.hap1.cur.20231027, whole genome shotgun sequence contains the following coding sequences:
- the LOC144538498 gene encoding small integral membrane protein 26-like — MTFKDVTKWNTRISIVYAIGVWTMIGSYAYYRHMGYYDEKTVKKEEQEEKEKQNPNEVVYKTAHTKTIIIYKEDFVPFSTRIQNFFKSFSGGPGTGDN, encoded by the exons ATGACATTTAAAGATGTAACGAAATGGAATACAAGAATATCAATCGTGTACGCGATCGGCGTGTGGACTATGATAGGCTCATATGCTTATTACAGACATATGGGTTATTATGATGAAAAGACAG TGaaaaaagaagagcaggaggagaaggagaaacaaAATCCAAATGAAGTGGTCTACAAGACTGCCCACACGAAAACTATCATTATATACAAGGAAGACTTTGTTCCTTTCAGTACAAGGATCCAGAATTTCTTCAAATCCTTCAGCGGAGGACCTGGGACGGGAGACAACTAG